The DNA window TGCCGCCGAGGAACGCGCGGCGCGACACGGGGGTCGGTCCGGGCCTCGAGCCCTGGTGCTGCCCCGCCTCGACGGCCCTGGGGAAGCTCTGACGATCCTGCATGGGTCACCTCGCCTGTGAGATCTCCACCGCGACGCTGCGCGCTCGGGAGCACGCAGGTGAATCGTTTTCGAGCCCGGACGCTAGTGGCGTTGTGTGCCTGTGTCAACGGTCTCGTCCGGTTGGTCCGCCGGCTGCGACGAGCCCTCCCAGCGCGCGCGGCGCTCGTCGTCCGTCTGCTCCCACCACGGCGTACCACGCTCGCCGAGCGCGACCTTCGCGGCGTGTACGCGGTGGCGGGCCGCCCGCTCGGCCGCCTCGTCACCGGCGCGCAGGGCCTGGCCCACCGCGCGCCGCGCGCTCATGAGCTCCGAACGCAGGCGGGCGGCGACGTTGTCGGGCAGGAGCGGGTCGGTCGCCCGCCACCGGCGCCCGTCGATGACGACGTAGCGGCCGTCGTCCGTGTGCTCCACCTGCCGACCGGTCGCCATGCGCTGCTCCTACCCCGCCCGGAAACCGGCTGCACCAGCCGGCGGGTCCTGCCAGCACGGAGGGCGTGCGCCGTGACGACCGGATGATGCGCCCCTCCCCGGGGCCCTTCGGCGTGCGCTAGACCCACACCACCAGAGCCCCTGCTGCGCGGGGGCGGCGGTGTGCGCTCCCTCTCGGCGGGGCGGATCGGAGCACCGCCACGACGGCGCAGTCGTCCTACATCACCACGGCGATCCCCTACCTCAACGCGGCACCGCACCTCGGGCACGCGCTCGAGCTCGTGCAGGCCGACGTGCTCGCGCGCCACCGCAGGCTCCGCGGGCGAGAGGTGCGGTTCCTGAGCGGCACCGACGACAACGCGCTCAAGAACGTGACGGCGGCGGCCGCGGCGGGTGCCGGTGTGGCCGAGTTCGTGGCTGCGGGCGCGGAGCGCTTCGCCGAGCTCCGCGACGTGCTGGAGCTCTCCTTCGACGACTTCCTGCGCACCTACGACGGCGCCTACTGCCACGGGTGCGAGGCGTTCTACGAGGCGGCGGAGGCGCCGCACGGCCGGTGCCCCGAGCACGGCACCGAGCTCGAGCGGGTCGTCGAGTCCAACTGTTTCTTCCGGCTCTCCGCCCACGCGACTGCGGTGCTCGAGGCGCTGGAGTCGGGCCGCGTACGCGTCGAGCCGGCGACGCGCCTCAACGAGGTGCTCGCCTTCGTGCGCGGAGGCCTGCAGGACATCAGCGTGTCGTGATCCGCGTCCCGCAGCGGCGGGTGGGGAGTGCCCGTTCCGGGTGACCCGAGCCAGGTCGTCTACGTCTGGTGGGACGCCCTGGCGAACTACGTGACCGCGCTCGGCTACGGCGGCCCCGACGCCACTGCGTACCAGCAGTGGTGGCGGGACTCCACCGAGCGCGTGCACGTCATCGGCAAGGGCATCGTGCGCTTCCACGCGGTGCACTGGCTGGCCCTGCTGATCTCCACCGGGCAGCCGCTGCCGACCTCCGTGCTGGTGCACGAGTACTTCACGGTCGAGGGGCAGAAGCTGGCGAAGAGCTCGGGCAACGTGGTCGACCCGGCGGGCCTGGTCGAGCGCTACGGCGTCGACGCGGTGCGGTGGTGGCTGCTGGCCGACGTCGCCCGCACCGGCGACACCGACTTCACCGAGCAGCGCCTGCGCGACCGCTACGACCATGACCTCGCCCGGGCTGGGCAACCTCGTCAACCGCACGGTCAGCCTGCTGCACCGCTACCAGGACGGGCGCCTCGCGCCGGTGCCGCCGGGCGACGAGGCGGCGGGGAAGCTCGCGGCAGCGGCCGACGCCCTGCCGGCGGCCGTGGACCTGGCGCTCGACGCCTTCGACCTGCGGGGCGCTACCGACGCCGTGCGCGCGGTCGTCGACGCCGCCAACTGCGTCGCCTCCGTCGAGCGCCCGTGGGAGCTGGGCCGGGCCGCGGCGGACGGCGACGTCGCGGCCGGCGTGCACTTCAACGCCTTGCTGCACACGGTGGTCGGCGCCTGTCGACGCGTCGCCGTCGAGGTGGGGCCGTTCGTCCCTGGAGGCGCGGCGAAGCTGCAGGCCCAGCTCGGCGACGGCGCCGAGCTCCCCCCTGCGGCGCCGGTCTTCCCCCGGCTCGAGGTCTGGGACGACGCGGCACCGTACCCCGAGCCGACCGCCCGGCACCAGGGGGAGCGTCAACGGACATGTGAACGATAACAATCAGGTCACGGTGCCTTGACGGACTCGGATGTGAGCGCAAACATCCATCTCGACCAAGGCGTCGACGGAAGCGCTGTCCGGCAGGCCAGGCACTCCGAGCTGCGCCGCGGTTCCGCCGAAGGCAGCACCAGGCGGCCTTCTCCGCACCCAGCGCGTGAACCGTCGTCTCCCCATTCGTCCCACGTCCAAGGAGCTGAGCCACGATGGCTAGCAAGCGCACTACCGCCCTGTCCGCGTTGAGCGTCGCGGGGCTGGTCGCAGTCCTGTCGGGCTGCGGCGGCTCGAGCAGCCCGGCCGCGAGCGGCGGCGACAGCAGCTCCGCAGCGCCCGCTGCCTCGGCGCCCGCCGCCGCGGCCAGCGCCCCCGCGTCGTCCGACGCCGGCGCCTCCGCCCCCGCCGCCGCCGGCAGCGGCGAGGTCCCCGCAGCCATCAAGGCCGCTGGCGGCACCTCCGTGCTGCCGGGCACGCCCCCCAAGGGTGTCGAGGCGCAGTACGGCCCCCTCTGCAAGGGCTCCGACCTCGGCATCGGCAAGATCGACTTCGCCAAGGACACCATCGGCTGGGCCCAGTCGGAGAAGGAGGCGAACCCGTTCCGCATCGCCTCCACCAAGTCGCAGGTCGACGAGGCCAAGAAGCGTGGCATCAAGCTGCTCACCACGAACGCGCAGTCGAACGTGCAGCAGGAGAACAGCGACATCAAGGGCATGATCGACAAGGGCGCGAAGGCCATCATCTTCTCGCCGATCAACTCGACCGGCCTCGGCGACGCCATCTCCTACGCCAAGTCCAAGCACGTCGCGATGATCCCGGTCGACCGCAACATCACCGGTGTCGAGGGCTGCAAGGAGGTCGGCCCGCAGCTCGGCTCCGACTTCATCCAGCAGGGCCAGCGGGCCGCCGACGCCATGATCAAGGCGACGGGCGGGAAGGCGAAGCTCGCGATCCTGCTCGGTGCGACCGGCGTCAACGTCACCGACGACCGCACGACCGGCTTCCTCGACGAGCTGAAGGCCAAGAACGCCACGGGCATCGAGGTCATCTTCAAGCAGACCGCCGACTTCACCCGTGAGAAGGGCCAGACCGTCACCGAGACGCTGCTGCAGGCCCACCCCGACGTGAACGCGATCTACGCCGAGAACGACGAGATGGCGCTCGGCGCGATCACCGCCCTGCAGGACAAGGGCAAGAACGGCACGGACAAGGTCCACATCGTCTCGATCGACGGCACCAAGGGTGCGGTCCAGGCGATCGTCGACGGCGACATCGACGCGGTCATCGAGTCGAACCCGGCCTACGGCCCGGCGGCCGAGGACGCCCTCAACGCCTACGTGAACGGCGACGGTGCCCCCGCGGTCACCATCACCACCGACAACCAGTACGACAAGTCGAATGCGCAGGCTGCGATCGACAACGGCACCGCGTACTAGTCCTCAGCGGACCACGCGAGACCTGATCCACGCGAGACCAGAGAGCAGAAGAGGCGACGTGCCAGCAGACCCAGCACAGCAGCAAGCACCGACACTGTCGATCACCGGTGCGAGCAAGCGGTTCGCCGGCGTCGTGGCGCTGGACGACGTCTCGGTCGACCTCCGTCCGGGGGAGGTGCACGCCCTCGTCGGTGAGAACGGCGCCGGCAAGTCGACGCTGATCAAGCTGATGACGGGCGTGTACTCCCTCGACGAGGGGGAGCTCCGCTTCGAGGGGCAGCCGCGGACCTTCAAGTCCGCGCGTGAGGCGCAGCAGGCCGGGATCCAGACCATCTACCAGGAGGTCTTCCTGGCGCCCCAGCTCTCGGTGGCGCGCAACATGTTCCTCGGGCGGGAGCCGCAGCGCTTCGGCTCGCTGAACCTCGGCAAGATGAACCGCGACTCGCAGGAGATCCTCGAGCGCTACGGCATCGTGGCGGACGTCCGTCGTCCCCTGGGCGACCTCGGCCTGGGCGTGCAGCAGATGGTGGCTGTCGCCCGGGCCGTGTCCCAGGACGCCAAGGTCGTCATCATGGACGAGCCGACCTCGTCGCTCGAGCCCCGCGAGATCGACAAGCTGCTCTCGGTGGTCGCGCTCCTGCGCCAGCAGGGCGTCGCCATCGTCTACGTCTCCCACAAGATGGACGAGATCTTCCGCGCCTGCGACGTGGTGACCGTCCTGCGCGACGGCAAGCTGGTGTCCACCGACCCGGTGTCCGCCATGACACGGCGCACGCTGGTGTCGCGGATGCTCGGTCGCGAGGCGACCGACGTGGAGAGCGGACGTACGCAGCTGAGCGCCCGCGCGGTCGTCGACCGCGAGACCACGCCGGCCCTGCAGGCGCAGGAGGTGTCGCGCAAGCTCGTGCTCGAGGACATCTCGCTGACCGTGCACCCGGGCGAGATCGTCGGCCTGGCCGGCCTCCTCGGCTCGGGGCGCAGCGAGACGGCGCGCGCGGTGTTCGGCGCCATGCCCGTCGACTCCGGCTCGGTCGCCGTGGGCGGGGAGGTGTCGCGCCACCGCTCGCCGGCCGCGAGCATCCGGCGCGGCGTCGCGATGCTGCCCGAGGACCGCAAGGTCGAGGGGATCATCCCGGGGATGTCCATCCGGGACAACATCGCCCTGGCGGCCCTCCCGCAGCTCTCGCGCGGCGGCTTCATCAACCGGCGCAGGCAGGACGAGATCGTCGAGGTCTTCATGCGCCGCCTGCGGATCCGGGCCTCCGGCCCGCTGCAGCGGGTCAGCGAGCTCTCGGGCGGCAACCAGCAGAAGGTGCTGCTGGCACGGCTGCTCTGCCTCAACCCGAAGGTGCTCATCCTCGACGAGCCGACGCGAGGCATCGACGTCGGCGCCAAGGCCGAGGTGCAGGCGCTCATCGCCGAGCTGGCGGAGAAGGGCCTCGGGGTCATGCTCATCTCCTCCGAGCTCGAGGAGGTCGTCGAGGGCTCGGACACCGTCCTGGTCCTCCGTGACGGCGCCGCCCTCGGCACGCTCTTCGGGGACGAGATCTCCGAGGACAGCATCATGAACCTCATCGCCGGCGCTGCCGCCGACACCCTGGAGACGACCACGCCATGAGCACCGCACTCGCCCAGCGCCTCCCGAGGCTGAGCCGGCCCGCGTCCGGCGCGGAGCTCGCGCGCGACCTCGGCGTCTACATCGCCCTGGCGCTGCTCGTCCTCTACAACGTCTTCTTCACCCCCTACTTCAACCACTTCGACACCGTCCAGACGCTGATGGTCCAGGTGCCGGCCGTCATGATCGTGTCGCTCGGCATGCTCATGGTCATCGGCACGGGAGGCATCGACCTCTCCGTCGGCGCGACGATGGCGATCGCCGCTGCGGTCATGGGCAAGTTCGTCTCGCCCGAGTCGAAGAACGGGCTGCACACCGGTCTGACCGTCGCGATCGTCGCGGCGCTGCTCGCCGGGCTGGTCGTCGGCATCTTCAACGGCATCGTCGTCGGCGTGGGCGGGGTGCAGCCCATCGTGGCGACCCTCAGCCTGCTGGTCGGCGGGCGCGGCATCGCCCTCGTGATCACCTCCGGCGCCCTGATCGAGCTGTTCGTGCCCGGCCTCACCAAGCTCGGACGAGGGCGGGCGCACGAGATCCCCTACGTCTTCATCATCGCGATCGTGCTGGCGGTCCTCGTCGGCATCCTCGTCCGGCAGACCACGTTCGGCTTCCGGCTGCTCGCCATCGGCGGCAACACCCGGGCGGCCACGCTGGCGGGTCTGCCCGTGCGCCGCACGATCATCACCGTCTACGCGCTGAGCGGCCTGCTGGCCGCCGTCGCCGGCATCATCGCCACGGCGCGCACCCGTGCTGCAGACCCCTCCTTCCTCGGACTGGGCCTCGAGCTCAGCGCCATCACCGCGGTCGTCGTCGGCGGCACGGCACTCACGGGCGGACGGGTCCGCGTCCTCGGGACCATCGCCGGCGTGATCCTGATGCAGCTGCTCACGACCACGCTGACCGCCCACAACGTGCCGGACTCGGCCACCCAGGTGGCCGAGGCGGTCATCATCGTCATCGCCGTCTACATCCAGCGGACCAGCAGGAGCGCCGAATGAGCACGGCCAGCCCCCAGCACTCCGACGACCAGGTGGCCGCGGCCGTCCTGCCGCCGTCGACGGGTGCCGTGCACGACGCGACGAACGAGCTCGGCATCAGCGCCGGCCGCCAGCGCGCCCGCTCGCTCACCTCGACGCTGCTGCGCAGCGGCGCCCTCGTGGTCCTGCTGCTCACCTGCCTGCTCGCGGCGGTCTTCGACGAGGGCTTCGCCTCGGCCGACAACCTGCGCAACGTCGCGCTCGCGGCCTCGTTCCTCGGCATCATCGCCGCCGGCATGACCTTCGTCATCATCAGCGGCGGCATCGACCTCTCGGTCGGCTCGCTGTTCGCCCTCGGCGTGCTCGTCAGCGCGTTCCAGTCGAAGCACGGGTCGTTCGTGGCCATCGCGATCTCGCTCGCGTGCTGCGCCGCCGCCGGCCTGGTGCAGGGCCTGGTCATCGCCTACCTGCGCCTGCCGCCCTTCATCGTCACGCTGGCCGGCCTGACCGGCATCCGCGGGATCGTCTACTACATCACCGACGAGGGCAACACGGTCCCGCAGGTGCCGGGCAAGAAGTGGTTCGAGCACCTGGGCACCGGCAAGTTCCTCACGCTGGGCCTGCCCGTCTGGATCATGCTCGTCGTCTTCGCCGTGGGCTGGTGGCTGCTCAACCGCACCGCGTTCGGCCAGGCGGTGCAGACCATCGGCGGCAGCGACACCGCCGCCGAGCTCATGGGCCTCCCCGTCAAGCGCGTCAAGGTGCTCGTCTACGTGCTGAGCGGCTTCTGCGCCGGCCTCGCCGGCGTGCTCACGACCGCGCTGTCGGGCGGCGGGCAGGAGGCGCGCATCGGCGACTCCTACGAGCTGGTCGCGATCGCCGCAGTGGTCATCGGTGGCACGCTGCTCAGCGGCGGCGTCGGCTCGATGGCCGGCTCGCTGGCCGGGATCCTGCTCTGGTACGTCATCAACAACATCGTCGTGCAGGGCCTGCAGTTCAACACCTACGTGCAGCAGGTCATCAGCGGTGGCTTCCTCCTGGTGGTGGTGGTCCTCCAGACCCAGCTCGGCAGGCGGGCGGCAGGGGCGGTCCGTTGACGGCCGGCTGAGCCGGGCGGACGCTGGTCGGAGCCCGTCGTCCCTCGACCACGCACTGCTGGACCGAACGGGGGTGGGAGTCGATGGTCGCTGCACGCCGGTCGCCGACGATGATCGACGTCGCCACGTACGCCGGCGTCAGCTCGCAGACCGTCTCCCGCGTGATCAACGGCTCGAGCTCGGTGCGCCCCGCCACCCGGGCGCGCGTGGTGGCGGCGGTCGAGGAGCTGGGCTACCTGCCCAACGCCGCGGCCCGCGCCCTGGTGACGCGGCGCAGCCGGACCATCGGTGTCGTCAGCTTCGGCACGCGGCTCTACGGCCCGACCAGCATGGTGTTCGGGATCGAGCAGGCGGCCCGCGAGGCCGGCTTCTTCGTCAGCGTCGCGAGCGAGCCGACGATCGACGCGCTGACCCTGCGCCGCGCGCTGCACCGGCTCGGTGAGCAGGTGGTCGAGGGCGTCGTGGTCATCGCACCGCAGAAGCAGGCGCAGCTGGCGCTCACGCGGCTCAGTCCCGACGTGCCGGCGGTCGTCGTCGACGGCCACGACGTCGACGGGCCGCCGCGCGTGTTCGTCGACCACTTCTCCGGCGCCCGCGAGGCGACGCGGCACCTGCTCGCCCAAGGCGTACGCACCGTGCACCACGTCGCCGGTCCCTCCGACTGGGTCGAGGCGGAGGAGCGGCTCGAGGGCTGGTCGTCGGTGCTCCGCGAGGCCGGCGCCGTGGTGCACGAGCCGCTGCGCGGCGACTGGAGCGCCGCCTCCGGCTACGCCGCGGGACGCGAGCTCGCCCGCGACCCGGCGGTCGAGGCGGTCTTCGTCGCCAACGACCACATGGCCCTCGGGCTGCTGAAGGCGTTCGCCGAGGCCGGTCGCGACGTGCCCTCCGACTGCCTCGTGGTCGGCTTCGACGGCTCCCCGGAGGCCGAGTTCTTCCGCCCGGCGCTCACGACGGTGCACCAGGACTTCAGCGAGCTGGGGCAGCGCAGCGTCCACCTGCTCCTCGCCCAGATCACCGGCGGGCCCGCGCCGCTCGCGACCTCAGTGACGGCGGGGCTGGTCGTGCGGGCGAGCTCCGTACGCCGTGGTGCGCCCGCGCTGCTCGGAGGCGGCCCGTGAGCCAGCACGCCCAGCGCTACTCGCCCGAGCTCCGCGACCGCGCCGTGCAGATGGTCGCCGAGACGAAGACCAAGCACCGCTCCGACTGGGCCGCCATCGTCCAGGTCGCCGAGCAGCTCGGCGTCGGAGCGCCCGAGACCGTGCGCCGGTGGGTGCTGCACGCGGGCGCCTCGCCCGCCCGGCCCGCGACCCTGACCGCCGGCGAGGCCGCCGAGGTCGACGCGCTCAAGCGCGAGAACGCCGAGCTCGCCCGAGAGCGCGACGAGCTCAAGCACGCCAACCTCGAGCTCCGGCGCACGAACGCCGAGCTGCTGCGGGTCAACGGCATCCTGCGCGGCGTCGCGAACTTCTTCCTCACCGAGTCCGAGCGGCTCGAGCCTTAGCCCGCTAGGGCTGACCGGGCCCGCCGGGGACGCGGGCGGCCAGGACCGCGATGTCGTCGGAGAGGTGCGGCGTGACCCGGGCGACGAGCGTGCGCGCCAGCTGGTCCGGCGGCAGGTGGGCGATGCCGCCCGCCTCGCGCCGGAGCACGTCGAGGCCGTCCGAGAGCGAGGCGCCCGGGCGCTCGACGAGGCCGTCGGTGTAGAGCACGACGGTGGAGCCGGCCGGCACGTCGGCGGAGTGGTCGTGCCGCGGCAGGTCGGCCACGCCCAGTGGGAGGTCGGCGTCGCCGGCGAGGTAGGCCGGCGCTCCCTCGGCCGTCAGCAGCAGGGGCGGCGGGTGCCCCGCGTTCGACCACGTGAGGCGCCAGCCGGTCCGCTCCCCAGGGGAGAGCTGGGCGTAGACCGCCGTCGCCAGCTCGAGCGTGCCGAAGTGCTGCAGCAGGACGTCGAGCCTGCGCAGCACGTCCGAGGGCGCGGTCGCGCGGTCGGCAGCCACGGCGCGCAGCTTGTGCCGGACCGAGCCCATGGTGCCGGCGGCCTTGAGGTCGTGCCCGGCCACGTCACCCACCACCAGGGCCAGCCCGCCGTCGGGCACGCAGAACGCGTCGTACCAGTCGCCGCCGACCTGTGCGGCGTCGCCGGCGGGGCGGTAGGTCGTGCCGATCTCGACTCCGCCGACGCGGCAGGGCAGCACCGGGAGCAGGGCCCGCTGCAGCTGCTCGGCGCGCGCGGTGCTGCGCCGCAGGAGGTACGCGGTGTCGACCGCCGTCGCCGCCCGCCGTCCGAGGTCCGCGGTGAAGGCGACGTCTGCGGGAAGGAACGGGCGTTCGGGATCGGTGCGCACGAGCGTGACCGCCCCGAGGATCCGGCGGCGGGCCTTCAGCGGAGCGGTGATCGCCTCGGCGGCGCCCAGCAACGCGAACAGCGCCAGCCTCGCCGCCCCCAGCGGGCCCGGCGCCTCCGCCGGGTCGGCGAAGACGGTGGTGTGCTGCGTCGGTGCTCCTCGGAGCACCTGCGCGAGCGAGCCCTGGTCGAGCGAGCTGGGGTCGGGCAGGCGCCCCAGCACCGAGCGGCCCACCTGCTGCAGCGCAGGGTCGCGGTGCGTCAGGGCTGCGCGGTGCAGTCGTCCGGTGTCCTCGTCGACGACGTCGACCACGACCCAGTCGGCGAGCCGGGGCACCACCAGGTCGGCCAGTGCCTGGAGCGCGTCGGACAGGTCGGCGTCGGCGAGTGCCTCCGACACGTCGGCGAGCACGGCCAGGCGCACGTTGGTCTGCTCCGCGAGCACCGCGCGCATGTGCTGCACGTCTGTCGGCGCTGAGTCGACGGCCTGGAGGGCGACCACGCCGCCGACCGGCAGGGCGGCGATGACGGTGGGCGCGAAGGCCCACTCCACCGGCAGGAGGGTGCCGTCGGCGCGGATGAGGACCTCGTCGGCGCCGAAGGCGGGCCGGGTGCCGACCAGTGCAGCGAACAGCGCGCACTCCTCGCGGGGGAGCCTCCTGCCGTCGGGGTGCTGCGCGTGCAGGGTCTCGTGCAGCGGCTTGCCGAGGAGCTCGTCCTCGGTGTAGCCGAGCAGTCGGCCGGCGCTCTCGGTCACGCCCGTCACGGCGCCCTGCGCGTCCACGGCGAGCATGGCACCGTCCGCCGGCCCGAACAGCGCGGGGAGCAGGCCGGCCTCCACCGGCACTCGCGTGTCGCGCGTCTGCAGGCTGCCGTTCAGGCGCTGGGGGGCGCTGTCGTCGTGCATGGGGTGAGCACATACCCGGGCGAAGCGCCCTTCGACCCCGTGTGGGCCGACGTCGTGCCCAAGCCCCCCGCCGGGGTGGTCCTGCCTCGCGCTGTGCGCAACCGTCAGGGCCCGCGCGCCGCGCGGTGCGAGACTGCGGCGTGCGACGTACCCCTTTCCTGCTGGCCGGTGTCCCTGCGCTGCTTCCGGCGGTGGCCGGCTGCACCGGCTCGGGCGCTCCGACCGTGCTGCCGCAGCCGTCGCCGTCGACGAGCCCTGGTGCCGCGCCGACGTCCCCGCAGGCGTCCGCGGGGTCGCTGCACCTCGAGCCGACCCTGTCCGACTCGCGCCCGGTGCTGGACGTGGCCGGACAGCGCGGGTCCCGGGCCTTCTCCGTGCGCAGCTCAGCCACCGGTCTGGGCGTTGCCGCGCGCGTCGCCTGCTCCGGCGGGTCGGGGCGGGTGCGGCTCGAGCTCGCCCCTCGAACGGGTCCGTCCATGACCGTCGAGGGCCCCTGCGACGGGACGCCGTCCTCCTACCTCAGCGGGCACGCGCGGTCGGCGTCGGTCGTCGTGACGGCTCCGCGAGGCGTCCGCTGGTCCCTGCTCGTGGAAGACCTCGCGCCCGCCTGAGCGCAGCGGGGGTGGCGGACGCCGGTGTCGCTACGATCAGCCGCACGGCAGGCCGGCCGGACACCCGCGGGAGGCTCGAGGCATGACCGTGCAGGCGGGTGACACCTCGCTTGGCACCTCCCTCGACGTCGTGGCAGTGGTGGCCGCCGGGGGCGTGCTCGGCGCCGAGGCGCGCTACGCCGTCAGCCTCGCGGCCCCGCACGCCGCGTCCCAGTTCCCGTGGGCGACCCTGCTCGTCAACGCGCTGGGCTGCCTGCTCATCGGCGTCCTGATGGTGCTGGTGACCGAGCGGTTCCGTCCTCACCGCCTCGTCCGGCCGTTCCTGGGCGTCGGCGTGCTGGGCGGCTTCACGACGTTCTCCGCCTACGCCGTCGACATCAACCGCCTGCTGCTGGCCGGACGCCCGGCCGTCGCGCTGGCCTATGCAGCGTCGACCCTCGTCGCGGCCGTGCTGGCGGTGTGGCTGGGGGCGACCGCCACCCGGCGGCTCGCCGGTGCGACCGCGGGACGACCGGCGTGACCGCGCTGATGGTGGCCCTGGGCGCGGCGGTCGGCGCGCCGGCGCGCTACCTCACCGACCGCGCGGTGCAGCGGCGGCACCCGTCGCCGTTCCCCTGGGGGACGCTGGTCGTGAACGTGGTCGGGTCCTTCGTCCTCGGCGTGGTCGTGTCGGCCGGGTCCCGTGGGCACGAGGCAACGGTGGTGGCCCTGCTGGGCACCGGGTTCTGCGGTGCGCTGACGACCTACAGCACCTTCAGCTGGGAGACGCTGCGGCTCGTCGAGCGCGGCGAGGGTGGGGTGGCTGCCCTCAACGTGGTCGCCTCGGTCGTCGCGGGTCTTGTCGCCGCAGCGCTCGGGTGGGCCGTAGGCACCCCGCTGCGCTGAGCGGCGTCAGAGGGCCAGCGCCCACGGCACCGTCTCGGCGATCACGTGGCGGGCGTTCGCCGCGAGCGGCAGGTTAGTCTCGCGGTAGTAGGGCAGCTGGATCAGCGCCTGCGAGAGCGACCAGCCGGCGCTGCGGCGCCACGTCTCCTCGTCGACCTGCAACTGTCTGCGGAGCCGTGCGCGCAAGGGTGGTGTCAGGAGGTTCCAGGCGACACCCAGGTCCGTCGCCGGGTCGCCGCGCCCCACGCCACTGAAGTCCAGTACGCCGGAGAGCCTGCCGCCGCGGACCAGCAGGTTGCCTGCGGTGATGTCTCCGTGGACCCACGGGCCGGGCAGCTCGGCGGGCGGGGTGTCCCGCAGGACCGCCCATGCAGCAGCGACTTCCGGCGCGTCGACGAGGTCGGCGACCTCGTCGATGCACGACAGGACCTGGTCGTCCCGGTCGGCGAGCCGCACGCGGCTGCGCAGCGGTGCGGCGGCCGGGTCGAGGCCGTGGAAGTGGCGCAGGAACGAGGTGAGGTCGTCGACCAGCGCCGGACCGGTCGTCGCGGGCCCGGGGTTGTCACCAGCGACGTAGCGGCACACCGACCACGGGAACGGGTAGCCGTCGCCGGGCTCGCCGAGCGCGACCGGCTCCGGCACGTCGACGGGCAGGAGCGGCGCGAGGTGCCGCAGCCACTGCCACTCGTGGGCGATGCCCTGCGACACCGACGCGATGCGCGGGAGCCGGGCGACCAGGTCGGTGCCCAGCCGGTAGATCGCGTTGTCGGTGCCGGCTGAGGACAGGTGCGTGACCGGGAGCGCCGCCCACTGCGGGTGCTGGGCGGCGACCAGCCTGGCCACGAGAGCCTCGTCGGTGTCGACCTCGTCGGCGTGCATGCGCCCGGGCGCGGGCATCAGCGCGGACCGCGCCGCTCGTAGTCGCCGCGCGCGAGCGCCACCTGGTCGGCCGACGCCTCGAGCAGGTCGGCCAGCGCGCGCAGGTGGCCGGCGACCCCGG is part of the Motilibacter peucedani genome and encodes:
- a CDS encoding SpoIIE family protein phosphatase produces the protein MHDDSAPQRLNGSLQTRDTRVPVEAGLLPALFGPADGAMLAVDAQGAVTGVTESAGRLLGYTEDELLGKPLHETLHAQHPDGRRLPREECALFAALVGTRPAFGADEVLIRADGTLLPVEWAFAPTVIAALPVGGVVALQAVDSAPTDVQHMRAVLAEQTNVRLAVLADVSEALADADLSDALQALADLVVPRLADWVVVDVVDEDTGRLHRAALTHRDPALQQVGRSVLGRLPDPSSLDQGSLAQVLRGAPTQHTTVFADPAEAPGPLGAARLALFALLGAAEAITAPLKARRRILGAVTLVRTDPERPFLPADVAFTADLGRRAATAVDTAYLLRRSTARAEQLQRALLPVLPCRVGGVEIGTTYRPAGDAAQVGGDWYDAFCVPDGGLALVVGDVAGHDLKAAGTMGSVRHKLRAVAADRATAPSDVLRRLDVLLQHFGTLELATAVYAQLSPGERTGWRLTWSNAGHPPPLLLTAEGAPAYLAGDADLPLGVADLPRHDHSADVPAGSTVVLYTDGLVERPGASLSDGLDVLRREAGGIAHLPPDQLARTLVARVTPHLSDDIAVLAARVPGGPGQP
- the crcB gene encoding fluoride efflux transporter CrcB, whose translation is MTVQAGDTSLGTSLDVVAVVAAGGVLGAEARYAVSLAAPHAASQFPWATLLVNALGCLLIGVLMVLVTERFRPHRLVRPFLGVGVLGGFTTFSAYAVDINRLLLAGRPAVALAYAASTLVAAVLAVWLGATATRRLAGATAGRPA
- the crcB gene encoding fluoride efflux transporter CrcB yields the protein MTALMVALGAAVGAPARYLTDRAVQRRHPSPFPWGTLVVNVVGSFVLGVVVSAGSRGHEATVVALLGTGFCGALTTYSTFSWETLRLVERGEGGVAALNVVASVVAGLVAAALGWAVGTPLR
- a CDS encoding aminoglycoside phosphotransferase family protein yields the protein MPAPGRMHADEVDTDEALVARLVAAQHPQWAALPVTHLSSAGTDNAIYRLGTDLVARLPRIASVSQGIAHEWQWLRHLAPLLPVDVPEPVALGEPGDGYPFPWSVCRYVAGDNPGPATTGPALVDDLTSFLRHFHGLDPAAAPLRSRVRLADRDDQVLSCIDEVADLVDAPEVAAAWAVLRDTPPAELPGPWVHGDITAGNLLVRGGRLSGVLDFSGVGRGDPATDLGVAWNLLTPPLRARLRRQLQVDEETWRRSAGWSLSQALIQLPYYRETNLPLAANARHVIAETVPWALAL